A segment of the Carya illinoinensis cultivar Pawnee chromosome 1, C.illinoinensisPawnee_v1, whole genome shotgun sequence genome:
caaagaaaaaacgtCAAGGTCTGATATCTGCACAATAGACACGAGAATGCGGACTTCAAATTCTTATGATATAAATTGAGCATTTGACCTTAGTATTTTGTTTAGGCTCTGACATTGACGTTGAAcataatgataatatttttgtacgaACATGATGGTAATACCAAAATGCAATATAGATTAAGGCTGTACCTTCCCCTCAAATAGTGATGCATCATACAACCTCTCTGAACAAAGATTGTAGACTTTATATTTTCCCTGCATGTGAATGGAGGAATTTTGATAACACAAATTTGGAAACCAGAAATAGGCAAATCATATTTGAAGTTCAAATTTTATGGTTACCAACAGTTAACTTTTTTCCTAGAAACAATAACTAGATACCCAGCCATTGCACATGGTCGGAAATTTCCAACCTCAAAAACTAAACCATGTTTTACCTTGTGGTGAGTTTCAAAAAACTTGATCACTTCTTCCATATGATTCCGATAGAATCCCTGCACCATATTTTTTTCAGTTAATTTTTTGTCCCAACAATATAGATGAACTTGCCTAATTTAACATCAAATACAAAGCACATAAGTATTTTACctcaaaatatccaaaaatcCCAGAGCTTAAATCACCAGCAGGGAATCCCATAGCAATTATATTCTCGGTGATATATGCCATGTCCAAATCAAATCCTCCCTCCTGTAAATCAGGTATAGAATCTCTTTAAATCAGTGACATTTTTGGTCCAGACATattttgtggaaaaaaaaaaggagtattACAAAGATAGTACAGGACAATTGAATTAAAGTTACCTGAGTAATAGAAGATATTCACGACCAAGTTATCATTTAGCActataaatgaaaaagaaaatcaacataGGCAATAGAATGGTGAGCTACCATGTATCTTCGTTTGTTTTGAGAGACAATATGACGTGCTTTGACTTGCATAGCCTTCACTGCGCTCCGGGATGAGTCAACCAACCCTTTTGTGAATGATTCAAGAACGCCAGATTGGGCAGTTTCTGTCACTCCTTCACTATTCTCTGCTGGTATGTTTGCCACTGGACTGATCCGGAATCCTAACCCACTAGTGAAACGGGCAAATGTTGATGTCCCAGCATTTCCATTTTGAGAGTCCTCTTGTGCTGCCCCGAAGGAATGCGGAAATTTCAGACTTCTAGTCCAAGATGATATcccagaagaagatgaaatagaTGGTGTTTGATTTGCATTACTATCTTGCAGAGAGACAGGAGCAGCAGAATGTTCAACATCAGAGGCTGTACCCAGAGGTTGAGATGATGAGTCAGCAGATTCCGGATCCATTCTGAAAACGAAGGCCATAATTAAATCAATCCATGCTAAATAGAGGCTCAACCATGGAGCTTGTAAACTTAATATAAACAAATTGGGATTCATTAGTCGATAAAActtgagaggaaaagaaaagattaacCAGCTAGTAGCAATTTACATGAAAGATAAAATTATAGATTTCAAATATATCATTGTGCACAAGGCATGCTCAACAGATTTCAAATATATCATTGTGCACAAGGCATGCTCAACTATGGTTGTAATTTGTAAATGAGCCAAGCTGCCATGCGGTTATCCTCAACAGCTTCTGCGAAAGTTTTGCATGGGCAAGCATGTAGCAATCTAATTCAAAATAGTTATTCTCATAAAACTGAGTTACCAACATCCTACACTCAACCTCGAAATTTTGAAATAAGGATACGgcaacaaaattctaaattaaccaaaatgattaaaaaagataaatccAATCAACAGTATCGGGTGAATAATAGCTGTACAGTGTACAGCGTAGTGATATAACATCATCAGATGATGTTCACCTTTTTACATAGCGTAAGCTTTTGAAATAAATGAAGATTCCTTTAAATTATGCATGTGCTAAAGCAAAAGTATGCGACAAACAAAAGTTGGCAAGAAAAGGGATTTTAGCAGTTTTTCTCAAGAAATGGGCGCTATGTAGATACATACCTATCATGTAACATTTATATTATTCCCATGTACTTGGGCCATGCCTATTATTCTCACCATTAATTTCCTTATTTAGCGATGAAAAAATGAACCATttatattacataatatttacttgccaaaaataaataaatagcacAATGAACTTCTAAGCATCAAACTACTTAAGGAATCAATCGTTAATACTTTATACCAAACACAATGGCAGGAATAATGAGTAAGCAATTTAATGAAAAGGACCATATATTCTGTGGACTGTTTCccgtttgagaaaaaaattaattgtacctcacatttaaaatttaatcgGCGAATTGACCAATTAAGTGTACAAATATgtcatcttttcaaatcctcgAACCAAAACCCACAAATTCAATTGAAGCTTATCGTTTCAATCTCATTTGGCCAAATAAATAGATTTACAAAACGAAACAATGAGATCTggcaggggaaaaaaaaagattcaaaaTTTCGTAAGAAAATCCACAATGTGATAAGAAAATCCACTCAATTGCATTACGAATCTACGAGTATATGCGGATAGTGAAACGCGTTCGTAAACGTAAACGACCATACTGAGCAAAGGGGTTTGAGATCATTTACCAGACGAAATGCAGTCGTGCTCGGGTTGACGGAGGATCTGGGAGTGGGTTGAAGAGGTACAGCGGCGATTTCTGAGAGTGTGAAGCTTTGGTAGAGACAGAAAAGAGAATAAGCAACAATTGCAGGCGGTAGCCGTGGCCCGTGGTTAATAACAGTGAGTCGCCGCGTTAAATGGTTTTGACCATTTATAAGCCATTTAAACATTCGAAAAATTggtctataaaaaaaaaaaaaaaaaaaattaaaaaaaaaaaaaaggaaaaatgtaaCTATTATTTCATTGGGATATATCAACCTTTgtagttttgaaaagaaaaaaattattatatgataattttgtaTACACTTTACTTATTCtatctttaattttatattttatttttaatataaaagttttgttacatacaagcacttttatatactctttacgtattttattgatgtgattagataaattaactattttatattaaaaaagaaagcaatcaatcacattaataaaattcacaaataaagtttgaatatataaacaaaattataacCATTTTAAACGAAATATTcaaaagattattattttgaaaaagaattacaTCTTAGAACACTATGAAATTCATATGTTCTTGTAATTCATAGCATTTTCTCATATAAGAAATTATATCTTGAGGAAGAAAAATCTCCATTAGTATCCCTAAAAATAATTGTTATATCTTTTTTACATTGGTATTTACCAGTATTTTCTAAagataaatatagttttaagatCTATAAATCTATTATATTCTAGTTAAAAAAAGGTAGAATTCACAATACAAAAATAcggatattatatattttaaaattgtataaattatttcacatatatatatatagaaaaaatctatttaaaagtCTTATCTTTTACATACTCAGCATATTGCTGATGTtgaaattttatacattaactatgctaaaaaattatttatattctgattttttaaaattacatagTGGTGTCCTAAACGCACTAACTTATAAGAAATAAATGGTGTTTTGATTAgggtttttttaagaaataatttcaacttatttacttGCTTAATAAAAGTCAAACACCAAAGGTCTTTCATCTTTGAGGTAGTTACTTGTAAAATGATCCACCCGGATAATCCGATCCGGCCCAAGCTGGCACGTACGGAGCTTGAGTGTTGCAGCAAGTGTCCGAAAGTCTTACAATGCCACAACTTATAAAAGGGGcaacaataaattaaagaaaatatgtattgaaaaaacaaaaataaaaatcgcaTCCAACCGCAACGAAATCGATCGCAGTAATTAAGTCCAATCAAATGGAGGGGGCACCGGCCGGCGGCGATGATGTCACTCCGGCCACGGCTATCTCCCGGTGGAGTTTCAGAGTGTCGCAGCGGTACCAGCATCTGCTCGACAAGTCGACTCCGCACATGCTCAACCGCTGGATCGCCTTTCTCTTTGTCGCCTCGGTCTACGTCCTCCGCGTTTACCTCATCCAAGGGTTCTACATCGTTTCGTACGGCCTCGGAATCTACATTCTTAACCTCCTCATAGGGTTTCTGTCTCCCCAGGTGGACCCCGAGATCCAGAACCTCTCCGAGGGGCCCTCGCTACCGACACGTGGCTCCGATGAATTCCGCCCCTTCGTTCGTCGGCTCCCAGAATTTAAGTTCTGGTGCGTCGCCGTTTTCATTTCTCCCCCTATCATTTTGCTTTGACTTGTATGTTTTGATCGTTTCCAGGGCTTTTAACCGTGGTTCATAATATTGGTAGCTATATATATCTATGTGCGGGGATTGGAGTTTGCTTCTTGATTGGTAATTGTAGGTACCGTGCAAAGTTTATATTGCGAAAGTAGGTTAGTTGGGATATCCAATCATTCCCTGAAACTACCAGGGATTAGTTAGATTCGGATTCTTTGTGGGTATGATATCTGCAAAGGGGATTGCAAGcaatattggattttttttttttaaaaagaaaagaaaagaaaagaaatagaaattggttctttcaatttgattttattGATTGCTAGATGCGTGTGGAGAAGACGTTGATAATCAGTGTATGCATTAtatttatgagttttgctacatataagcagagtcgcacactaatctgtgtaacagtactgatttattcatacttaaaatttaaatcaacactgtttttaataaaatctattttttgaccaatcacatcatattagtgcacagattagtacacaattgtgtttgcaactatatttttccaatataTGTGTGCACTTGTCGATGGTTATGGTTAGCAAGTGGTTCAAAGTGAGAGGTTAGCGTGCATAGCATAAAAACGAACTTGATTAGCAACAGATTATTCATGCAAAACAAGGATGTTTGGTTAGGAATCTGATTTGTTCTATTTCCGTTTGTGCTGATTGATCTACAAGAACTACAtatgggttatcaaagcataAAAAGTTGCATATCGAGTGTTTAATCTTCCTAATATGTTAGaccataaattaaattattaaattttcttcttcccatggGAGTCAGACtatcacaatttttttatttttttttattttttgttaatatcgggaacctctccaaggcagagcCATTCGGACCCACTCCTACAGAGTAAACTCTGGTCCTGTGCACCGCACCCTCAAAAGTACCTATACGGAATTGGTTAAATCGTTGGCTTTTCACTAGGAGTTGTGGCCCAaaatgattgtttgcacccatgaggtgttcaactttggaccttgaagggagtgatatCCCAAGACAAAGGCTTTTACCACTTGgcccaaccccttggggttagtCAGACTCTCATTAATAAATCGGTCTAACCTGTAGATTATTCACTTGAAATGGTGAAGTGTGGAGTTAGGTTTCAAATTTAgaatttctgctttaatttttttgatcgataaacaaaattttattgagtttaAAGTAGACAAAATGCATGAGTATATGGAACATATACGAGAGCGTCACCTATATATTCGAGTTTAGCAATACAAGGAAGTCATGAAAAGATATTCCATTAAAATCAATcaattacaatcaaccaatggattgaaaaataaacttctAAGCGCTTCCATTGACCACTCTTGATCTTCAAAGCTTCTTgcattcctctccctccaaatactCCACCATAGACAACATGtattaataaaatgttaaatCAACATTTGTGGAAAAAATTGAAGCCGATGAGAAGAAAtgtatttaatcttttttatttatattctaaCATTAATGAACTTATAGTATTATAGTACACTAGCTTGTTTTTAGTCGGATGGTTACACAATGGGCAATAATTCCAATGTTATTCTGCCTCTTTTATTTGTCAGGGTGCTTTTTAGGTAAGCATTCTTAGGACCAATGCTCCAACTTATGCTCTTagactaaaatatatttttatgatcatGGAAGTATTTGTCTATGATGCTGTCATTTTCGTTTTGTATTGGTAAATCACTTAAACGGGCCACTATTCTTGATTGTTCTGTGTACTGAAGTTCCCTTGTTTTCCTCCTTGGAAGGTACTCTATCACAAAGGCATTTTGCATTGCTTTTGTGATGACATTTTTCAGCGCATTTGATGTACCTGTGTTCTGGCCAATACTGCTTTTCTACTGGCTGTCACTCTTCATTCTCACCATGAGGCGACAAATAACACACATGATTAAATACAAATATGTTCCATTCTCACTTGGAAAGCAGGTATCTAAGGACCCATCTTACTTGGAGTTTAGACCAACATGGTTTGTAGGCTTGTGTGTTAATTGGAATTGTGTTGTTGGTTTTAACAAtatgttcattttattttacttttcataGCGGTATGATCAAAAGAGAACATCTTCAACTGAAAGCTCAAGCCTATCTACAGATTGATTGATTCAGGTAGATTGAATTGTATTTGCTTCTTTTACACTGCACACACCATCTTCCTCAATTTATTCTGCCTTGTTGTGACACAGTGGAAACTTTCGGAGAATGTGTTAACAACTAGATTCAGCGCCATGGATGATCATTcattttcccttgattttttccAAGCTTCTGTATGCCTCCTGGAAATCTATTGTTGGGGAGATGAAGTAGTTCATGAAatcctttttcccttttgctCATAGTATAATTATCCTCATGTATAGAAGGCACTTGCTACATTCCCGTTGCTGAGATTTTTAAAATCTAGCGGCATATGTTTCACAGAGCCTTCGTTGTGAGGAATGAGTCTAGCTTCGCAATTGGGCTAATTCAAATTTAGATTAAACTGTACTTTTTTCCCGCATTTACTTGGAACTTCCCTTTGCTTATTATGCAGTGCACTTTCAACAGTATGCTTACATAAATTTTCTTAGCTATTGGATCGTATTCTTAAGATCTATTGTGAGGATTATATTGGAGGGCATCTTCTCTGCCTTATTGTTGATGTATGCTGTATTTGTAGTTAATTGGCTTTATCGAAGTTTTGTATTGGAGTAATTCTACTCTTAGGCCGGGCTAGATGTATACACCACACACTAATGATGCGGCAAACCGGTTTATTTGAAAACGGTCTAATGCTTGAGAATCGAGTTCCCTCTCTGCCCTACCCCCTCCCTCCTTTGCCCTCCCGCCTCCCTGCTGAATCCATCTTCTCCCCCCTCCCTCTGCACGGTAACATTCTCAATTTCTCAGACTTAAAACAATGGAGGAAATGAtaacaacaaaaaattttggatcTAGGAGACACTGCACAAGACTGCAACATCAGAAAGCAACAAATTTCAGCAATATCAAGTAAAAAATGTCGATTTCTCTCTATTGAAGTTGCCTCAGGGAaagcttttctctctcttttttttaaagctaCATTGTCGTCGGAACTCTCTTTTCAAAATTAGTAGTTGCTACCTGACCCATCATCCTTTTTTTCACTCAAGTTCTACACTGCACTGCTCCTGTGCATTGCATTTGCATGTGTGTATTTGTGCTCATGCGACTCAGATCGACAAAGCAtcaactttttaatttaatttttttcactcaACTCTATTTGTGCTCATGCGACTCAAGCATCAACTTTCTTCAACTCAGATTGCAGAGAAATGTGGGTGTTTTCTATGttctttttagaaattttttagagagagagagattgccaTAGAGTGAGAGGTTGGGTATAAAAGAGCACTTTTATACCAGAGCAACACAACAACCTGCTGAATCTAAGCTTCTTTGGTCGATTGGAGTTGTCGGCAGTGAAAGGTTGTGGCAGATGTACTGCAACATGGGTGGAGGTGCGAATCATGGAGGGAGAAGTGGGGAGGAGAAATTTGAATTAGTGATTTGGGGAAAATGTGGAAAACGTGGGGCGTAGACAAAACGAATCGTTTaactgtaaaaaaataaaataaaataagccagCTCACCTTTGTGTGGTGTTGGAGACTAAAAGGGCCTAAGAGAATTACTCTTTGTATTGTGTTTGTAATGCTCAAGTGTAAGAAGTCCTTGCATGATTTATTTCTCGTTTCCGGCCTGATGTCATTCCTTTATTATTAACCAAGTAAATGCAAGTTTTTCACGGGATATAGTTGAACTGGGTTAGCCTGTTGGTCATGGCTATAATGCGCTCAATCTATATTGGAGTTGGATTAATAACGGAACCGCACacgtttataaattttttatactatatattggaATTTCAGCATAGTCTCAATCAATTGTCCGGGATTGACTGTTGCACGTAAAACGTTGTTTCTTCAAAATCTTCGCTAATTATGTGCCAAGTAATTCTCCGTAGTTTATGAGATAGATGGCTTTAGAATCCAGCAGCTTTTTGTAGGTTCACCTATAAGGAACACGAACTGTGAAATTGTTGGAAGTGTGTGAATAGCAGGTAATACATCATCGGGGTAGGTTTGAGTTACGTAGAAATGAACGTGATTACGTGAAGCCAGCCTCTATTAAAACATGCTTTTGATTACGTATTCTGGTGTTTTAGCTCGCTCGGTTAATGCATTGATTATTCACCCCTCAAAATTGCCACAAACGTAGAAGATAGGTGACTGCTTGGTTGAAATTTATTTGGCAACCAAATTTCAATATTGAGACCTCAGTAAGTATCTCTGCAAACCGAGACAAACACATTCAAACATCTGGGTATTCATTATCCGGACTCTTTTAAGAAAAAACTCAAACCAAAGACCAAGCTTGGACTCACCCGATTCACCTTGGCTTGTAATAGCCATATATTCCGTAGAAAGTCTGTCCAAAAGTAAGCAGCAGCAAGACAACAGCAGCAACTAATGAGAGAATGGCCCAAGGATTGCTGAAATAATTATGCTTCAAACTCGCACACCAAGTATTCCACTTACGGTTGTAATACCGATTTACATTCTCGGACAGACTAGAAAGGTAACTGTCATTGATGTCAAAAACCACCTCTTGACAGATGCGGTTGAAGAGATCAGCAACTTCGGCATCACTGCCGAGCCAGTGCTCGATTATTCCGTAGTAATGGAGGTAACTCACATCCTGATGAGAGTCGATCAAGTTGTCCATGAAAACAATATATGAGGTAATGTCATTGCTGCAATCAAGATGACACTGCTCAAAGGCAATCAGGTTGAGAAAAAGCGACTTGGTACCATCGTGGATCAAGAGCCGAGGGATTTGGAGAATTCCATTCTTGAATTTTATATCCCAGAA
Coding sequences within it:
- the LOC122305147 gene encoding protein RER1A-like, which encodes MEGAPAGGDDVTPATAISRWSFRVSQRYQHLLDKSTPHMLNRWIAFLFVASVYVLRVYLIQGFYIVSYGLGIYILNLLIGFLSPQVDPEIQNLSEGPSLPTRGSDEFRPFVRRLPEFKFWYSITKAFCIAFVMTFFSAFDVPVFWPILLFYWLSLFILTMRRQITHMIKYKYVPFSLGKQRYDQKRTSSTESSSLSTD